A stretch of the Pseudomonadota bacterium genome encodes the following:
- a CDS encoding MarR family transcriptional regulator — MENSELLNLEEFLPYRLSVLSNTVSRGISAAYVDRFGLSIREWRIIAVLGRYPGLSAAEIVKLTAMDKVAVSRAVTKLTGKGRLKRSLSAADKRRSVLVLSKEGIRLFDQISPLAKSYEERLLECLAREDQDKLSDILDNLQKQARALQPPD; from the coding sequence ATGGAAAACTCCGAACTTTTGAATCTAGAGGAATTCCTGCCCTATCGCCTGTCCGTGCTGTCCAATACGGTCAGCCGGGGTATTTCGGCCGCCTACGTGGATCGCTTCGGACTGAGCATCAGGGAGTGGCGGATCATCGCGGTTTTGGGGCGCTACCCCGGCCTGTCAGCCGCAGAGATCGTCAAGCTGACTGCAATGGACAAAGTCGCCGTCAGCCGTGCGGTTACCAAACTGACCGGCAAAGGGCGCCTCAAAAGAAGCCTGTCGGCTGCAGACAAACGGCGCTCTGTGCTGGTACTGAGTAAGGAGGGAATACGCTTGTTCGACCAGATATCGCCGCTGGCGAAGAGCTATGAGGAACGCCTGCTCGAGTGCCTGGCAAGAGAAGACCAGGACAAGCTGTCGGACATACTCGACAACCTGCAAAAACAGGCCAGAGCCCTGCAACCGCCAGACTGA
- a CDS encoding homogentisate 1,2-dioxygenase, translating into MKKWISLPRVEGNASRQAHADLPAGTYERELGKEGFYGPATHMYHQRPPTAWSDFEGPLRPRAFDTNRLENSGPSPWDATPLLHNAAVKFRYWSLDANMDHLARNSDGDELIFVHAGSGDLYCDYGHLKFRDGDYLVLPRGTMWRMEVDQPVRALLIEATNDSYRLPDKGMLGAHAIFDQAMLDVPAINDLFKAQQTDEEWTIRVKRGGEISKITYPYNPLDAVGWHGDLAVVRINWRDIRPLLSHRYHLPPSAHTTFMASRFVICTFVPRPFETDAGALKIPFFHANDDFDEVLFYHAGEFFSRDNIHPGMITLHPCGFTHGPHPKALERALDQPEQGTNEVAVMLDTRDELFVSEQAHGIEWSGYVDSWKSGA; encoded by the coding sequence ATGAAAAAATGGATTTCCCTGCCGCGTGTGGAAGGCAACGCCTCCCGCCAGGCCCATGCCGACCTGCCCGCGGGTACCTATGAAAGGGAACTCGGCAAGGAAGGTTTCTATGGTCCGGCCACGCACATGTACCACCAGCGCCCGCCGACGGCCTGGTCGGACTTCGAGGGGCCGCTGCGCCCGCGGGCCTTCGACACGAACCGGCTGGAAAACAGCGGCCCCTCGCCCTGGGATGCCACGCCGCTGCTGCACAATGCCGCGGTCAAGTTCCGCTACTGGTCGCTCGACGCCAATATGGATCATCTCGCCAGGAACAGCGACGGCGATGAACTGATATTCGTGCACGCAGGCAGCGGCGATCTGTACTGCGACTACGGCCACCTGAAATTTCGCGATGGCGATTACCTGGTGCTCCCGCGCGGGACCATGTGGCGGATGGAAGTCGACCAGCCAGTGCGCGCCCTGTTGATCGAAGCCACCAACGACAGCTACCGTCTGCCCGACAAGGGAATGCTGGGTGCCCATGCGATTTTCGACCAGGCGATGCTCGATGTGCCGGCAATAAACGACTTGTTCAAGGCGCAGCAAACCGACGAGGAGTGGACCATCCGGGTCAAACGCGGCGGCGAGATCAGCAAAATAACCTACCCGTACAATCCGCTGGATGCGGTAGGCTGGCATGGCGATCTCGCCGTGGTCCGGATCAACTGGCGCGACATCCGTCCGCTGCTCAGTCACCGCTACCATTTGCCGCCATCGGCGCATACGACCTTCATGGCGAGCCGCTTTGTCATTTGCACCTTTGTGCCCAGACCGTTCGAAACGGATGCGGGTGCGCTGAAAATACCCTTCTTCCACGCCAACGACGATTTCGACGAAGTCCTTTTCTATCACGCGGGCGAATTCTTCTCGCGCGACAATATCCACCCGGGGATGATCACCCTGCATCCGTGTGGTTTTACCCACGGCCCTCATCCCAAGGCGCTCGAGAGAGCGTTGGATCAGCCGGAGCAGGGGACCAACGAGGTTGCGGTCATGCTGGATACGCGGGATGAACTGTTCGTTTCGGAACAAGCGCATGGAATCGAATGGTCCGGCTATGTCGATTCCTGGAAAAGCGGCGCTTAG
- a CDS encoding alpha-ketoacid dehydrogenase subunit beta translates to MAKVALIEAITMAMAWEMEHDDSVMVLGEDVGVNGGVFRATAGLQEKFGADRVMDTPLAENLLAGVSVGMAAQGLKPIAEIQFMGFIYPAVDQMISHAGRMRHRTRGRLSCPMVLRAPFGGGIHAPEHHSESTEAIFAHMPGVRVVIPSSPTRGYGLLLASIRCPDPVVFLEPKRIYRMAKHEVADDGEALPLDVCFILREGEDLTLVTWGAMTHETNKAADQLAEQGISAEVIDVATISPLDIDTILESVEKTGRLVIVHEAARNCGVGAEIAAEVAEKGLYDLKAPIKRVTGFDTVMPLFRLEYDYLPCVERIVDACKETIEA, encoded by the coding sequence ATGGCCAAAGTTGCCTTGATCGAAGCCATCACGATGGCGATGGCCTGGGAAATGGAACATGACGACAGCGTCATGGTTCTCGGCGAAGACGTTGGCGTCAACGGTGGAGTTTTCCGCGCAACGGCGGGTCTGCAGGAAAAATTCGGTGCGGATCGCGTTATGGATACGCCGCTCGCGGAAAACCTGCTGGCCGGGGTCTCGGTCGGCATGGCGGCCCAGGGCCTCAAGCCGATTGCCGAAATACAGTTTATGGGCTTCATTTATCCGGCTGTCGATCAAATGATCAGTCATGCCGGCCGCATGCGCCACCGGACCCGGGGACGCCTGAGCTGCCCGATGGTGCTGCGGGCGCCGTTTGGCGGCGGAATCCACGCACCCGAGCATCATTCCGAAAGCACCGAAGCGATATTCGCCCACATGCCGGGCGTACGCGTGGTGATCCCATCCTCGCCGACCCGCGGATACGGCCTCTTGCTTGCCAGTATCCGCTGTCCCGACCCGGTCGTTTTTCTCGAACCCAAGAGAATTTACCGGATGGCCAAACACGAAGTCGCCGATGACGGCGAGGCCTTGCCACTGGATGTCTGCTTTATCCTTCGCGAGGGCGAGGATCTGACCCTGGTCACCTGGGGCGCGATGACCCATGAGACGAACAAAGCGGCAGACCAATTGGCCGAACAGGGCATCAGCGCCGAAGTCATCGATGTGGCGACGATCAGCCCGCTGGATATCGATACGATACTCGAGTCGGTGGAAAAAACCGGCCGGCTGGTGATCGTCCACGAGGCGGCCCGGAACTGCGGAGTCGGCGCGGAAATCGCCGCGGAAGTTGCGGAAAAGGGCCTGTACGACCTCAAGGCGCCGATAAAACGGGTTACCGGCTTCGACACGGTAATGCCGCTGTTCCGCCTTGAGTATGATTACCTGCCCTGCGTCGAGAGAATTGTCGACGCCTGTAAAGAAACGATTGAGGCATAA
- the hppD gene encoding 4-hydroxyphenylpyruvate dioxygenase encodes MTEQFDNPMGIDGFEFVEFAAPDAAVLENLFAQLGFSPVARHRSKNITLYKQGDCVFLLNDEAGSFAKDFAAIHGPCACGFAIRVKDAEFVYQATQEKGAQPFAVKRATTALDIPCIEGIGGSILYLVDKYGEQSVYADEYQPIAGADPDPVGLGLTLIDHLTHNVYTGNMDKWAGFYERLFNFREIRYFDIKGTKTGLHSRAMSSPDGQVRIPINESAAGKSQIQEYLDEYQGEGIQHIALFTDDIYATVEGLRANDLEFLDVPDTYYEMVDERIPGHQEDLERMSRNRILIDADQQTRKELLLQIFTQTCIGPIFFEVIQRKGNDGFGEGNFQALFDSIERDQERRGVI; translated from the coding sequence ATGACTGAGCAGTTCGACAATCCGATGGGAATCGATGGATTCGAGTTCGTGGAATTCGCCGCGCCCGATGCCGCAGTCCTGGAAAACCTGTTCGCTCAACTAGGCTTCAGCCCTGTGGCGAGGCATCGCAGCAAAAATATCACGCTGTACAAGCAAGGCGACTGTGTTTTTTTGCTCAATGACGAGGCGGGCAGCTTCGCCAAGGATTTTGCCGCCATCCATGGTCCCTGCGCCTGTGGTTTTGCGATTCGCGTCAAGGACGCCGAATTCGTATACCAGGCAACGCAGGAAAAAGGTGCGCAGCCGTTTGCCGTAAAACGCGCAACGACAGCGCTGGATATTCCCTGCATCGAGGGGATCGGCGGCAGCATTCTTTACCTGGTCGACAAATACGGCGAGCAGTCGGTCTATGCGGACGAGTACCAGCCGATCGCAGGGGCTGACCCGGACCCGGTGGGCCTCGGTCTCACGCTGATCGATCACCTGACTCACAATGTGTACACCGGCAACATGGACAAGTGGGCCGGCTTCTACGAGCGCTTGTTCAATTTTCGCGAAATTCGGTATTTCGATATCAAGGGCACGAAAACCGGCCTGCACTCAAGAGCCATGTCCAGCCCGGACGGCCAGGTGCGCATCCCGATCAACGAATCGGCCGCCGGCAAGTCGCAAATACAGGAATACCTCGATGAATACCAGGGCGAGGGAATCCAGCACATTGCCTTGTTCACCGATGACATCTACGCGACCGTGGAAGGCTTGCGCGCCAACGACCTGGAGTTTCTCGATGTGCCCGACACCTATTACGAGATGGTCGATGAGCGAATCCCCGGGCACCAGGAAGACCTAGAACGGATGAGCCGCAACCGCATCCTGATCGACGCCGATCAACAAACCCGCAAGGAGCTGCTCCTGCAGATCTTTACCCAGACCTGCATCGGGCCGATTTTCTTCGAGGTCATCCAGCGCAAGGGCAACGATGGCTTCGGCGAGGGCAATTTCCAGGCCTTGTTCGACTCCATAGAGCGCGACCAGGAACGCCGCGGGGTTATCTGA
- a CDS encoding tryptophan 2,3-dioxygenase, with amino-acid sequence MGRRELEKGIHKDLAGEMTYGGYLQLDKILDAQNPLSKPAHHDEMLFIIQHQIAELWMKLMLHELEATISFMQQDKLDRCFKILSRVKHVQAQMFNQWAVLETLTPSEYLQFRDALGHASGIQSHQFRKLEFLLGNKAKDYLSVYEHDRNVYDELKRVLDSPSLYEEFLLLLHRQGFDLPKEVIDRDWSVPREGHPRVIDAFKTIYSEPQKYWDAYDMAEKLVDLEENFQLWRFRHIKTVERIIGYRRGTGGSSGVDFLRKGLDQRLFPELLDVRTEL; translated from the coding sequence ATGGGTCGTCGTGAACTGGAAAAAGGCATACACAAGGACCTGGCGGGCGAAATGACCTACGGGGGTTACCTGCAGCTCGATAAAATCCTGGATGCCCAGAATCCGCTCTCGAAGCCGGCGCACCATGACGAAATGCTGTTTATCATTCAGCACCAGATAGCGGAACTGTGGATGAAGCTGATGTTGCATGAACTGGAGGCGACAATCAGCTTCATGCAGCAGGATAAGCTGGATCGTTGCTTCAAAATACTGAGCCGGGTCAAGCATGTACAAGCACAAATGTTCAACCAGTGGGCGGTGCTGGAGACGCTGACGCCGAGCGAGTACCTGCAATTCAGGGACGCGCTGGGGCACGCATCGGGTATTCAGTCGCACCAGTTTCGCAAGCTGGAATTCTTGCTGGGCAACAAGGCAAAAGATTATCTCAGTGTTTATGAACACGACCGGAATGTGTATGACGAGCTCAAACGGGTGCTGGATAGCCCCAGCCTTTATGAAGAGTTCCTGCTTTTATTGCATCGTCAAGGCTTCGATTTGCCGAAAGAAGTCATCGACCGGGACTGGTCGGTGCCGCGCGAAGGCCATCCCCGTGTGATCGACGCGTTCAAGACCATTTACTCGGAGCCGCAGAAATACTGGGACGCCTATGACATGGCGGAAAAACTCGTGGATCTCGAAGAGAACTTCCAGCTTTGGCGGTTCCGGCATATCAAGACTGTCGAACGGATCATCGGTTACCGCAGGGGCACCGGTGGTTCCTCGGGGGTCGACTTCCTGCGCAAAGGCCTGGATCAGCGGCTGTTTCCGGAGCTGCTGGATGTCCGGACCGAACTCTAA
- the pdhA gene encoding pyruvate dehydrogenase (acetyl-transferring) E1 component subunit alpha, producing the protein MKTIANFSVEYVRFIDPDGKPVAELPDFASDRDEMLKMYRLMMLTRTFDTKAINLQRTGKLGTYASCLGHEAAHVGTGAAMRREDCLAPMYREYGIQFWRGVRMSDVLLYWGGDERGNDFTDAPHDFAWCVPIATQYMHAAGAANAFKLRGEKRCALAVIGDGGTSEGAFYEAMNFAGVRKLPVVFLTVNNQWAISVPLHLQTACETLAQKGFAAGIPGVQVDGNDVIAVRHVVGQALARARSGDGPTLIEAMTYRLSDHTTADDASRYREQQEVDEAWQVEPMIRSRKYLTGIGAWDDKKEQAWQKECVRQVDEAVEEYLNTPKNTPESMFDYMYAELPEALEEQREIAARYFGKGGH; encoded by the coding sequence ATGAAGACAATCGCCAATTTCAGTGTGGAGTACGTCCGCTTTATCGATCCGGATGGCAAGCCGGTCGCCGAACTGCCGGATTTTGCCAGCGACCGGGATGAAATGCTCAAAATGTACCGGCTCATGATGCTGACTCGCACTTTCGACACCAAGGCCATCAATCTGCAGCGCACTGGCAAGCTCGGTACTTACGCCTCCTGCCTGGGCCACGAGGCAGCCCATGTCGGCACCGGCGCAGCCATGCGGCGCGAAGATTGCCTGGCGCCGATGTATCGCGAGTACGGCATCCAGTTCTGGCGCGGCGTGCGGATGAGCGATGTGCTGTTGTACTGGGGCGGCGATGAGCGCGGCAACGATTTCACCGACGCACCCCATGATTTCGCCTGGTGCGTGCCGATCGCAACCCAATATATGCACGCCGCCGGCGCAGCCAACGCCTTCAAGCTGCGTGGCGAAAAACGCTGCGCACTGGCCGTGATCGGAGACGGCGGCACATCGGAAGGGGCTTTTTACGAAGCGATGAATTTCGCCGGCGTGCGCAAGTTGCCGGTGGTGTTTCTGACCGTGAATAACCAGTGGGCCATATCGGTCCCCCTGCATTTGCAGACAGCCTGCGAAACGCTGGCGCAAAAAGGATTTGCCGCGGGCATCCCGGGCGTCCAGGTCGATGGCAACGATGTGATTGCCGTGCGTCATGTGGTTGGCCAGGCGTTGGCGCGCGCCCGCAGCGGCGATGGGCCAACGCTGATCGAAGCCATGACTTACCGGCTCAGCGATCACACGACGGCCGATGACGCCAGCCGCTACCGGGAGCAGCAGGAAGTCGATGAGGCCTGGCAAGTGGAGCCGATGATCCGTAGCCGAAAATACCTGACCGGTATCGGCGCCTGGGACGACAAGAAAGAGCAGGCCTGGCAGAAAGAATGCGTCCGTCAGGTCGATGAAGCGGTCGAGGAATATCTCAACACACCGAAAAACACGCCCGAATCCATGTTCGATTACATGTACGCCGAGCTACCCGAAGCGCTGGAAGAACAGCGTGAGATCGCGGCGCGCTACTTCGGCAAGGGAGGTCATTGA